Proteins found in one Nitratiruptor sp. SB155-2 genomic segment:
- a CDS encoding molybdopterin-dependent oxidoreductase, with protein MSFIESRRNFLKGTAAAAVAGIAVSKGVFETIAEANTQETTKFTNTPKELNFYPPLEEWDDFKELDGDDWKRGGINRKGVQSEDNPDGIYVNDYVIVPTVCSNCEAGCGLTAWVDKKSMVVKKYMGNPLHTGSRGRNCAKGYAVWSQMYDPDRVPFPLKRAPGSKRGEGKWVRVTWDDAMKEIGKKIAELLEKGDEVSRKMFIYHVGRPNENGFSGKVPHTLGFDGFDSHTNICSAGARQGSIQWANDDRNSPDWANSRLIFLQSSHAADAGHYFQQSAGLIADARKRGAKLVVIDPRLSNSAGMADLWLPVWPGTEAALYLYLANRVLHEKKKNGEDMIDHEFVRNWVNWKKLMKDKEYLNFIKEKGYISQLPKDESYESFIELLKDMYKHYDLDFVVKECRLEGQEYKLEQLWEMIQDAGDKITTYLWRAGTIGHRGGWMNTRSGFLLLALTGALKGDIGGVSWHHWHEISVNGKFFKATVAGKAPERVDTWNDYSWPPEYPLSTYEMSFLLPHLIMDDEWREKWNKKGFKVAEKIAVWVPRMYNPVWINPDGFRWIEALKREDKFELTFNLSPTWSETNWYCDYVLPTGLSGERHDQQSAPTKPEQWTAFRQPALRVALEKMGWKPKDPTRATLEAHIKAGLGEIWEENEFWANLFVHYVDPDGKYGVKQYWASKEDPSRAITIAELYDAAFANLPKLKKAAKAAYPNSKYPCYEFMRDRGAWTEETDIYKPQEEEIPFDGEYYTVHGKKVHKDHVEKDEYDVLYHDGKPFGIEIDGKVYHGFHTPDKRLDFYVDWLAKEYQWPEYAIPIYPRNEKERKEMVHLVTQVHHDYIKDKNQFALNTIYRLPYNIHTRSVNSKHLMEISQNHNPIWIHTSDAKRLGIKKGDKIRVKIVDTVSGLESGYFVGMAIPTEATRPGVLACSHHAGRWKLKNAVEIPGFEHKLGVMGLGAPLYKMEMDGKIGKMRAKEGIEKGMMKRKDSWQFKEINKDLDNIWWDGLTGAWQNAVAPVHPDPIAGNHAWHQMVYIEKAKPGDKYGDVYVNYENNFKTYQAWRDKLTRPVSEKMKFRRPPWIKRPATPLTLRAYKNPMYKG; from the coding sequence ATGAGTTTTATTGAAAGTAGAAGAAATTTTCTAAAAGGAACAGCAGCAGCTGCAGTAGCAGGTATTGCTGTGAGCAAAGGCGTTTTTGAAACGATCGCCGAAGCAAATACACAGGAAACAACAAAATTTACCAATACACCAAAAGAGCTAAACTTTTATCCACCTTTAGAAGAGTGGGACGATTTCAAAGAGCTCGATGGGGATGATTGGAAACGAGGCGGCATTAACAGAAAAGGGGTCCAAAGCGAAGATAATCCTGACGGTATCTATGTCAACGACTACGTAATCGTTCCGACAGTTTGTAGTAACTGTGAAGCGGGATGTGGTTTGACCGCATGGGTCGACAAAAAGAGTATGGTTGTTAAAAAATATATGGGAAACCCTTTGCATACGGGAAGTCGTGGACGAAACTGTGCAAAAGGGTATGCAGTTTGGTCACAAATGTATGATCCAGACAGAGTTCCATTCCCACTCAAGCGTGCCCCTGGAAGTAAAAGAGGTGAAGGAAAGTGGGTTAGAGTAACATGGGATGATGCAATGAAAGAGATTGGCAAAAAGATTGCCGAACTGTTAGAAAAAGGTGATGAAGTTAGTAGAAAAATGTTCATCTACCATGTTGGTCGACCAAACGAAAACGGTTTTAGTGGAAAAGTGCCTCATACACTCGGTTTCGATGGATTTGATTCCCATACTAACATCTGTAGTGCGGGGGCTCGACAAGGATCGATCCAGTGGGCAAACGACGACAGAAACTCACCAGACTGGGCAAACAGTCGACTCATATTCTTGCAATCTTCCCATGCTGCTGATGCCGGGCACTACTTCCAGCAAAGTGCCGGTTTGATTGCAGATGCGAGAAAACGAGGGGCTAAACTCGTAGTTATCGATCCACGCCTTTCAAACAGTGCTGGTATGGCTGATCTTTGGCTTCCAGTATGGCCTGGAACAGAAGCGGCACTCTATCTTTACCTGGCAAACAGAGTGCTTCATGAGAAGAAGAAAAATGGTGAGGATATGATTGACCATGAGTTTGTACGAAACTGGGTCAACTGGAAAAAACTCATGAAAGATAAAGAGTATCTTAACTTCATCAAAGAAAAAGGATACATCAGCCAACTTCCAAAAGATGAGAGCTATGAAAGCTTTATCGAACTTTTGAAAGATATGTATAAACATTATGATCTTGACTTCGTTGTTAAAGAGTGTCGACTTGAGGGACAGGAGTATAAGCTCGAGCAGCTTTGGGAAATGATTCAAGATGCCGGTGATAAGATAACTACCTATCTATGGAGAGCAGGTACTATTGGCCACCGCGGTGGTTGGATGAATACAAGAAGCGGCTTCTTGCTTCTAGCACTCACAGGGGCTCTCAAAGGTGATATTGGTGGAGTGAGTTGGCACCACTGGCATGAAATCAGCGTTAACGGTAAATTTTTCAAAGCGACAGTTGCTGGTAAAGCGCCTGAACGAGTCGATACGTGGAACGACTACTCTTGGCCACCGGAATATCCACTCTCGACATACGAGATGAGTTTCTTGCTTCCACACCTCATTATGGATGACGAGTGGAGAGAGAAGTGGAACAAGAAAGGGTTCAAAGTAGCAGAAAAGATAGCTGTCTGGGTTCCAAGAATGTACAACCCTGTATGGATCAATCCAGATGGATTTAGATGGATTGAGGCACTGAAGCGAGAAGACAAGTTTGAGCTCACTTTCAACCTTTCACCAACTTGGAGTGAGACAAACTGGTATTGTGACTATGTATTGCCAACAGGTCTTTCAGGTGAGCGACACGACCAACAGTCTGCTCCAACGAAACCAGAGCAGTGGACGGCATTTAGGCAACCAGCTTTACGAGTTGCTCTAGAAAAAATGGGATGGAAGCCGAAAGATCCGACAAGAGCGACACTTGAAGCACACATCAAAGCCGGTCTCGGCGAAATATGGGAAGAGAATGAGTTCTGGGCGAACCTTTTTGTCCATTACGTCGATCCAGATGGAAAGTATGGAGTTAAGCAATATTGGGCGAGTAAAGAGGATCCAAGCCGTGCCATTACGATTGCTGAGCTGTACGACGCTGCATTTGCAAACTTGCCAAAACTTAAAAAAGCGGCAAAAGCAGCCTATCCAAACAGCAAATATCCATGCTATGAATTCATGAGAGATAGAGGTGCTTGGACGGAAGAGACTGATATCTATAAACCGCAGGAGGAAGAGATTCCGTTTGATGGGGAGTACTATACTGTTCATGGTAAAAAAGTCCATAAAGACCATGTAGAGAAAGACGAATACGATGTACTCTATCATGACGGAAAACCATTCGGTATCGAAATTGATGGAAAAGTCTATCACGGATTCCATACACCGGATAAGAGACTCGATTTCTATGTAGATTGGCTTGCAAAAGAGTATCAATGGCCAGAGTATGCGATTCCTATCTATCCAAGAAATGAAAAAGAGCGAAAAGAGATGGTGCACCTCGTTACACAGGTTCACCATGATTACATCAAAGATAAAAACCAATTTGCACTTAATACCATTTACAGATTGCCATATAACATCCATACACGAAGTGTGAACTCTAAACACTTGATGGAGATCAGTCAAAACCACAACCCAATCTGGATCCATACAAGTGACGCGAAACGACTTGGTATCAAAAAAGGCGATAAGATTCGAGTAAAAATCGTCGATACTGTAAGTGGACTTGAGAGTGGATACTTTGTCGGTATGGCTATCCCAACAGAGGCGACTAGACCGGGCGTTCTCGCATGTTCACACCACGCAGGTCGATGGAAACTCAAAAATGCAGTCGAAATTCCAGGATTTGAGCACAAGCTTGGTGTCATGGGTCTTGGAGCTCCACTGTATAAGATGGAGATGGATGGCAAAATCGGTAAGATGCGAGCAAAAGAAGGCATCGAAAAAGGTATGATGAAGAGAAAAGATAGCTGGCAGTTCAAAGAGATCAACAAAGACCTTGACAATATCTGGTGGGATGGTTTAACAGGTGCTTGGCAAAATGCCGTTGCTCCAGTTCATCCAGATCCAATTGCAGGAAACCATGCATGGCATCAAATGGTTTACATCGAAAAAGCAAAACCGGGTGACAAGTATGGTGATGTCTATGTGAACTATGAAAACAACTTCAAAACGTATCAGGCGTGGAGAGATAAACTTACACGACCGGTAAGTGAGAAGATGAAATTCAGACGTCCGCCTTGGATCAAAAGACCGGCAACTCCTCTTACACTACGAGCATATAAAAACCCAATGTATAAGGGATGA
- a CDS encoding type VII toxin-antitoxin system MntA family adenylyltransferase antitoxin — protein MDKNEILSYLKKHKNELKKKYKISQIVLFGSYAKEKANKQSDIDIAVKTPISDYFKLYELKEELEKAFQASVDIVRIRDHMNHSLKKHIFKDGINV, from the coding sequence ATGGATAAAAATGAAATTCTCTCTTATCTAAAAAAACATAAAAATGAATTAAAAAAGAAATACAAAATATCACAAATCGTTCTTTTTGGCTCCTATGCAAAAGAGAAAGCAAATAAACAAAGCGATATTGATATTGCTGTAAAAACTCCTATTAGTGATTATTTCAAACTTTATGAATTGAAAGAAGAATTAGAAAAAGCTTTTCAGGCTTCTGTAGATATTGTGAGGATTAGAGATCACATGAATCATAGCCTTAAAAAACATATTTTTAAAGATGGTATTAATGTATGA
- a CDS encoding HepT-like ribonuclease domain-containing protein, with the protein MYDRNLVVEIIEQIIDAVKTIQKRCNFAKSYEDFIHSEEGQEKLDSICMKFIAIGESLKKIDKITHKSLLEQYPQVEWKKVKGIRDFISHHYFDLDAEVIYDICQNHLNTLLITLFKIKRDLESNY; encoded by the coding sequence ATGTATGATAGAAATCTTGTGGTAGAGATAATAGAACAGATTATTGATGCTGTAAAAACTATTCAAAAAAGATGCAATTTTGCAAAATCATATGAAGATTTTATCCATAGCGAAGAGGGACAAGAAAAATTAGATAGTATCTGTATGAAGTTTATAGCAATAGGTGAAAGTTTAAAAAAGATAGATAAAATAACACATAAAAGCCTTTTAGAACAATATCCTCAAGTTGAATGGAAAAAAGTAAAGGGAATACGGGATTTTATTTCGCATCACTATTTTGATTTAGATGCAGAAGTAATTTATGATATTTGTCAAAATCATCTAAATACTCTTCTTATTACTCTTTTCAAGATAAAAAGGGATTTAGAGTCAAATTATTAA
- a CDS encoding c-type cytochrome, which produces MKKMWTLLAVSLCLIAAETNESIGAKLYTKHGCYGCHGINAEGANSFPKLAGKSEHYIKKRLLGYKNGTIHSNRANMMAPFAKALNDEEIQAIAHYLHSLGNKKKLFDEERYFQDYEIGSSSGS; this is translated from the coding sequence ATGAAAAAGATGTGGACTCTTTTAGCTGTATCTCTTTGTTTGATTGCAGCCGAAACCAATGAATCAATAGGAGCAAAACTCTATACAAAACATGGCTGTTATGGCTGCCATGGAATCAATGCCGAAGGTGCAAACAGCTTTCCAAAACTTGCTGGAAAAAGTGAGCACTATATTAAAAAAAGACTACTTGGCTACAAAAACGGGACAATCCACTCAAACCGAGCCAATATGATGGCACCGTTTGCTAAAGCGTTAAATGATGAAGAAATTCAAGCAATTGCACATTATCTTCATTCATTGGGTAACAAGAAAAAACTATTTGACGAGGAACGCTATTTTCAAGATTATGAGATTGGAAGCAGTAGTGGAAGCTGA
- a CDS encoding TorD/DmsD family molecular chaperone: MDITANRNAMYGLVSRIFLIEMDPDTLARIEKLPNFQELFPNYFEWEERQKRSRYKLINELLNVDFTDIAIMHLIPYETFYTREDGMIESGGANPVLQVYNDFGYRVDYEKARVVSPDHIGVELEFMNLLTNAQKKAESEGDEEAVQKIKEEQKRFLHEHLLQFAPMYLINVAEQARTPFYKDAAKLALEFLLEDNEYLSQTC, translated from the coding sequence GTGGATATTACTGCAAATAGAAATGCTATGTATGGTCTAGTATCAAGAATTTTTCTCATTGAAATGGATCCCGATACATTAGCAAGAATCGAAAAACTTCCAAATTTCCAAGAACTTTTCCCAAACTATTTCGAGTGGGAAGAGCGACAAAAACGAAGTCGATATAAGCTTATAAATGAACTGCTCAATGTTGATTTTACCGATATTGCTATCATGCATCTTATTCCATATGAGACCTTTTATACAAGAGAAGACGGCATGATTGAAAGTGGTGGAGCAAATCCAGTACTTCAAGTGTATAACGATTTTGGCTATAGAGTCGATTATGAAAAGGCTAGGGTAGTGAGCCCTGATCACATTGGGGTTGAGCTTGAATTTATGAATCTTTTGACCAATGCACAAAAAAAGGCCGAGAGTGAAGGAGATGAAGAGGCTGTTCAAAAGATAAAAGAGGAACAAAAGAGATTTTTGCATGAGCATCTTCTCCAATTTGCCCCAATGTATTTGATCAACGTGGCTGAGCAGGCAAGAACGCCTTTTTACAAAGATGCAGCGAAATTGGCTCTAGAGTTTTTACTTGAAGATAACGAGTACTTGAGTCAAACATGCTAA
- a CDS encoding 4Fe-4S dicluster domain-containing protein, translating into MLNLNPASCVRYYSKFSTCDRCEAICPADAIETKEAGVAIYQDKCIECGGCVGVCPTEALSLSDFSVTNFFFEFLNQEESVISCKTNFVCLAALGTEYMIALGLVKDIVLDIGHCKECELQEKCFPAIEDMVSEANYVLQTIGGKEIKAELLAKIKENEPNRREFFNLFSLKKVAQAKSEFESKLDSLDNPEIALDAAGAKAIKEKSIPNKRKLLFTLLKKMGKPHEYKMLENRYLSFTSDKTIDESCDNCSICYRICPTEALSTTRKMDAILFDPLLCVRCHLCHDVCEKKSIQLAETFDTKEFFEPSQKILARFNVVRCIDCGNFFTYTGGEQVCPRCKVEEEEAKSLWGIG; encoded by the coding sequence ATGCTAAATCTCAATCCGGCAAGTTGCGTTCGTTACTATTCAAAATTCAGTACATGCGATAGATGTGAAGCAATCTGCCCGGCTGATGCTATTGAAACGAAAGAGGCGGGAGTTGCGATTTATCAAGATAAATGTATAGAGTGTGGAGGCTGCGTTGGTGTATGTCCGACAGAGGCACTGAGTTTGAGTGATTTTAGTGTAACCAATTTCTTTTTCGAGTTTTTAAATCAAGAAGAGAGTGTTATTAGCTGCAAAACGAACTTTGTCTGCTTGGCTGCACTCGGTACGGAGTATATGATTGCTTTGGGGCTTGTAAAGGATATCGTTCTCGATATCGGGCATTGCAAAGAGTGTGAACTCCAGGAAAAATGCTTTCCGGCTATCGAAGATATGGTTAGCGAAGCCAATTACGTGCTGCAAACGATTGGTGGCAAAGAGATCAAAGCCGAACTACTCGCAAAAATCAAAGAGAATGAACCAAACAGAAGAGAATTTTTCAATCTTTTTTCTTTGAAAAAAGTGGCCCAAGCCAAAAGTGAGTTTGAATCAAAACTGGATTCCTTGGATAATCCAGAGATCGCTCTTGATGCGGCAGGAGCCAAAGCGATCAAGGAAAAAAGCATTCCCAACAAAAGGAAACTTCTTTTTACACTTTTGAAAAAGATGGGAAAACCACACGAATATAAGATGCTTGAAAACAGATATCTAAGTTTTACATCGGATAAAACAATTGATGAATCATGCGATAACTGTTCTATATGTTATCGAATCTGTCCTACCGAGGCTCTGAGTACAACCAGAAAAATGGATGCGATTCTTTTTGATCCACTGCTATGTGTTCGATGTCATCTATGTCATGATGTATGCGAAAAGAAGAGTATTCAGCTTGCCGAAACGTTCGATACAAAAGAGTTTTTTGAGCCTTCTCAGAAAATCTTGGCAAGATTCAATGTGGTTCGATGTATCGACTGTGGCAATTTCTTTACCTATACAGGGGGTGAACAGGTTTGTCCACGATGTAAAGTGGAAGAGGAAGAGGCAAAAAGTTTATGGGGGATAGGATGA